The following nucleotide sequence is from Deltaproteobacteria bacterium.
GTCGATTAACAGTTTTTGTTCTTCGGCCTTTCTTTCCATAATGGTCTCACCCCGTTTGACGATAAACAACAGGATCAGATACATGAGGGTCATCAGGCCGATGGAGATCAGGACCATCAGGTATTGATCCCAAACGATCTCCTCGTAGTCCCTGGAAATGTCCTGGGTGATCTCAAAGACCCCCAATATTTGACTGGTGGGCAGAGAGGTAGGTTCCACCCGAAAAGGAATAGTGGTGATCAATTTACGGGTAGGGGCATTCCCTACCGGACGGATCTTAAGGAAGCCCTCTTCCGAAACAAGCCGGGAGGTGTTCTTACCCACCATGGCCTTTTTAAAATCCGTCCCCCCTAACCCTTTCTTGCCGACTAAAGACCGGTCGGTGCTGTAGGCCACCACGTTGAAAGGATCATACATCTTAACTTTTTCAATCTTGAAGCTATGGATGGTATTCCGGACGATAAGATCCAATTGTTTAAACTGATCGGGATTTCTAAGGTGGACCTCTTTTCTCTGGAGGGCCATGGGCAGGATAAAATTAAAAAAAACCTGATGGTTCAGGTTTTCCGCCAGCAAGACGGCAAAGTCTTCGGTTTTTTTGAGCAGGGCCTCTTTGGAGCGCTGGGTGATGATCAAAGTGAGGGAAACGGCGAATATCAACATAACGATAAAGCTGCTCAAAAAGAAATATTTGACCAGCTTAAAAGGTTTGATGGTTTCCTGCAGGATATCCATAATATTATTTTCCCCAGGCTCCTTTGTAGCGCAACGAAGCCTAAAAATAGGTTCAAGGTTCAAGGTTTTT
It contains:
- a CDS encoding GHKL domain-containing protein, with amino-acid sequence MDILQETIKPFKLVKYFFLSSFIVMLIFAVSLTLIITQRSKEALLKKTEDFAVLLAENLNHQVFFNFILPMALQRKEVHLRNPDQFKQLDLIVRNTIHSFKIEKVKMYDPFNVVAYSTDRSLVGKKGLGGTDFKKAMVGKNTSRLVSEEGFLKIRPVGNAPTRKLITTIPFRVEPTSLPTSQILGVFEITQDISRDYEEIVWDQYLMVLISIGLMTLMYLILLFIVKRGETIMERKAEEQKLLIDKLHQSERMATLGEMIASVSHEIKNPLGIIRSTADLLEKKVVQFDPNNQLASVIREEADRLNRIVTEFLDFARPQIPRFQPVRVETILEKNLSFLEPELTRQAISIEKDFRAESPTILVDQDLLYRAFLNILLNAVQAMGEGGTIRVTVRHESEGVEIEIRDSGSGLSQETQGKAFQPFFTTKEKGSGLGLPIVKNIIEAHKGTIKMVNSEKGGASVLITLPTVKK